The following nucleotide sequence is from uncultured Draconibacterium sp..
TTAATTACAAAGTCCTCATAAATTCCGTCTTTATCAATTACAAAGAAAATATCAGGAATAGCTTCAAGTAGCACTTTGTAGCGTCGTTTACTGGCTTCAAGATCCTCAATTTGTTTTTTCGTTTTGGTAATATCCTCAAACACCAAATAATAGGAATTATATATCGGGTTGATAACATGTATTTTGTACCACTTGTCGATATTTGTGGCATGAAATTCAGTAACTCTTTTTTTATTGAACAATACCGTTTTGTTCACATCAAACCGTCCTTTAAAAATCAGGTCGAAGACGTATTCGGCCTCTTGCTCCTGAACTTCGTACAGGTTACGCTTAAAAGCGGCCTCAAATGCATTGTTTATTTTTTCAACCACAAGATTGGTAATGTTTCCATCTTCGTCTCGTACGGCACGCAAACGCGCAATTAAAAACGATGTATTTTGTAATACACGGTTTATCCCTTCATTTTTGGTGTCAATTTCTTCTTCAAGAATTTCAATTTTCGATATCAGTTGTTTTCGCAGGTAAAAGGTGACCAGGAAAAAAGCTGTGAAGATTAAAATAGGATTGCTTGCAAAAGGGTAGAAGTAGGTAAATGCATCACTAAGGTGATCAGCCTTAAACAACTGAAAGCAAATTAAAGCCAGCGAAAGGAAAAAATAAACAACGATGCGTATCTCGAGCATGGAAAAGTAAAAAAGGAAAACCATACCTGCCATTAACCACCACACCGATAAATGAACGGTTTCAATTAAAGGTGAATGTTGTGTTAAATCGGAGATATAAAAAGCATAGATGAAAACGGGTAACGAAAAAATAACATTGATGGCGCAGTTCTTTCGGGCATTTAAAGTACAAACACTGGCTAAAATAGTAGCAGACAAAAGAAGAAGGTAACAAATTAAGTTACCGTTGCTATTATCAATAAATAATTCGCGAAGAGTTAAAATAAAAAATAAAACGCCCGCGGCTCCCCAAAATAATAGAAGCCGAAAAAGCTGCTTTTTCTCACTGTCCGTCTTAGCAGCCCAAAATTTCTCTGCCAATATTTTATAAGTTCTTTTTAACAATAATGTAAAAGTATTAAAAAACAGGTACGTCTCGGCAAATCAAACGATTTTTGAGGGAAAAATTTTCAAAATGGGAATATAAAAACCTGACTTTTGTTTTGTTTTTGGCTATTTGTGGTCTAATTGTTTGGCTATAAGTAGGTTGATTTAGACCGTTTTTTACGTTCATGATTTTTGTTATGCTTTTGAAAAATGTGATTATTTAGTTTTGCATAAACTGTACTGAAGAATTACAAACGATAAATATTGTAGAATTATGCCAAAAGGAAATTACAACGTTCCGGTTGCTAAAAACGAACCGGTTTTGAGTTATGCTCCGGGATCTCCGGAAAGAGCAGAACTGCAGGCTAAATTGCAGGAGTTACGTTCGGAAGAACTCGATCAGCCAATGATTATTGGTGGTAAAGAGGTTTTTACCGACAGAAAAGTAAGAATGTTCCCACCTCACGAAATAGCGCATACTTTAGGTCATTATAACCAGGGTGATGCCAGCCACGTTGAAATGGCTATTGACGCAGCTTTGGAAGCCAGGGAAGAATGGGCAAACTTATCGTGGCAACACCGCGCTTCAATTTTCCTGAAAGCAGCTGATCTTTTGGCAGGTCCGTATCGTGCAAAAATTAATGCTGCATCGATGTTGGGACAATCAAAAAATGCTTTCCAGGCAGAAATTGATGCGGCTTGTGAATTCGCTGATTTTTTACGTTTTGGTGTTCAGGTAATGACTGAGATTTACAAAATCCAACCTGAATCGGCAAAAGGTATCTGGAACTACAACGAATACCGTCCGTTGGAAGGTTTTGTTTATGCATTAACACCGTTCAACTTTACATCAATTGCCGGAAACCTTCCTGCAGCACCTGCTATGATGGGTAATGTTGCAGTTTGGAAACCATCGAAAACTGCTGTTTATTCAGCTGGTGTAATCATGGAAATCTTTAAGGAAGCCGGATTGCCTGATGGTGTTATCAACCTGGTTTATGCATCGGGTCCTGTTGCTGCCGATACTGTGCTTACTCACCCTGAGTTTGCAGGAATTCACTTTACCGGTTCAACAGCTGTATTCCAAAGCATTTGGAAAACTATTGGCGAGAATATTTACAAATACAAATCATACCCACGTATTGTTGGCGAAACTGGTGGTAAAGACTTTATTTTTGCTGACAACACAGCTAAAAAACGCGAATTGGCAATTGCCATGTTGCGCGGTGCTTTCGAATATCAGGGACAAAAATGTTCTGCAGCGTCAAGATGTTACGTTCCGGCAAGTATCTGGCCTGAAGTTAAAGAGATTTTAGGTGCTGAGCTGGCTACTGTAAAAATGGGACCGGTTGAAGATTTCACCAACTTCGTGAATGCAGTTATCGACGAGCCGTCGTTTGATAAACTGAAAGGTTTTATCGACCGTGCAAAAGAAGACGAAGATGCTGAAGTTATCTTTGGCGGAAACTGCGACAAATCAGTTGGTTATTTTATCGAGCCTACTGTTATCCTGGCTAAAAAACCAGATTACATTACAATGCAGGAAGAGTTGTTCGGTCCGGTTCTTACCGTTTTTGTATACGAAGACGAAGACATGGATGCAACACTTGACCTGGTTGATAAAACATCGATTTACGCGCTTACAGGAGCTATATGGTCGCAAAGCCGCTACAACATCGAGAAGTTTTCAAAACGATTGGAAAACTGTGCCGGTAACTTCTATATTAACGACAAGCCAACTGGTGCCGTTGTAGGTCAGCAGCCATTTGGTGGCGCTCGTGGTTCGGGTACCGACGATAAAGCAGGTTCAATCTTTAATATGCTTCGTTGGACTGCAATCCGCACCATCAAAGAAAACTTTGTTCCACCTGTAGATTATACTTATCCAAACTTTCAACCAGATAGTGAATAAATATAAATATTAAGGTTAAACTGTTGAAAAAGGGGAATCGGAATTATTCGGTTCCTCTTTTTTTTGATCGCGAAAGATTCTACTTTTGTAACAACATTTAGGAAAAATGAAGAAAGAAATATTCCAGTCGAGGTTTTTTAAAACAATAGGCAATAAATTTGTTATTGTCTTTATTTTATATGCCGTATGGATTATTTTTTTTGACGAAAACAGTATTGTTTCCCATGTGCAAAGCAAGCGTCAGTTAAACGAGCTGAAGCAACAAAAAGAATATTACCAGGAGCGTATCGTGTCTGACAGGCAAAAACTGGAAGACCTGAATAAAGGTAAAGAGGAGCTCGAAAAATTTGCCCGCGAACAATACAAAATGTCAAAACCCGACGAAGATGTTTTTATTATTGTTGAAGAGGAGTAGCAGAAGCTTTTGCTAAACAATAATTTCCCTCAACTAGAACATTCTGTTAATAAATCCGTTAGAAAGTATTGAAAGAAAGAGTGCTATTTGCCAGCCAATATAAATTTCATATATTGCTTTTAGTATGAACGAGAATCTTGACATATTTAAAATAAAATCGAATAACATTGCACCACAGAAAGGGCGCATTTTAATTGCCGAACCATTTTTGGCCGGTAATTATTTTAACCGCTCTGTGGTATTTTTGGTGGCTTACAGCCAAAAAGGTGCAGTTGGTTTTATTCTGAATAAAAAGGTCGATTTTCCGGTTCAGGACGCATTTCCCGATTTCCCTGATTTTAATGCCGATGTTTATCTGGGAGGGCCTGTCTCAACCGATTCAATATACTTTATCCATAAGCTGGGCGATAAACTGCCGGGCAGTATCCACGTAATGGGCGATTTGTATTGGGGCGGCGATTTTGAAGTGCTCAAAAGAGACATTCGAAACGGCATTGTAAATCCTTCAGAAATTCGTTTTTTTCTGGGCTATTCCGGTTGGGATAGTGGACAGTTAGAGGATGAATTAAAAGAAGATTCGTGGCTGGTAACCGATGTTGAACCCAACGAAGTGATGGAAGATTTAAGTGAAGCTTCGTGGTTTAATTTTGTAAAAAAAGCCGGTAACCGCTATTCGGTGTGGGAGAATTTTCCTGAAAATCCAGCTCTTAACTAGGCAGCCTTATTTCTGACTTTCAACTTTAGTTTCCAGAAATTTATTTAATGCAGCGTAAATCTGATCGGTGAGTTCGTGCACGTATCTTCGGTTTTCAAAACCCAGTACCCATTGAATTCCCTGTACTTCTGATACAAAAAATACTTCGTCCATATTTTTTAAATGCTTCAGCTCAAGATTATCCGTTTCAAGTACTTTCCTTTTTAATTGCTTTGCCAATCGAATAATTTCCTGGCGGAGAACATCGGTATAGCAGCCTGTTTCTATCGCAGGCGTAAAAAGTACATTTTCTTTTACCGCAAAAAGGTTGGCCGCAATGCCCTCGCAAACCATTTCCTTTTCATTTAATATAACGGCAGTAGCATTTTTGTTTTTTTTACACGCGGCTTTTACCTGTTTCCAAACCGGTGTTTTTATAAAGCGGGAATTGAGTGAAAGCGAGTGGCTAAACAATTTTATATCAGCAATATGCAAGTGAAGTCCCTGTTCGTTAATTGGGAAATCAACACCTCGGAATGCTTTACAGGTTACCAGGTAATCGATTTTATCTTCCGAAGTAAAAAATTGAAAGGTAATCAATCCCGTGCGGTAATAACGGTTTTTATTCAGCATTCGTTTTAACAGCCTGAATAATTCGCGACGGTTTTTTAACAACTCCGGAATATCAAGCCGGAGCAGCTTTAATTCCTGTGCGATTATATCCACATTTTCGTTGAGTAGTGGAATACCACCAAAACCAAACCAAATGCTTTGTTTGAACACTTCGGGCGTGTTTAACAGAAAAGGAGTAAGATTGGCTTCTCTATCTTTGAGTATCTCGTTATTTGCCAGTACATAGGCCATAAACTAAAGAAAAGAAAACAAGTTGTCGATAAAGCGACTGAACAGATCCGGTTTTAATAATATCGGGAAAATGAACCCAAAAACGGCACCTAAAAAGTGGGCATCATGTGCTACATTGTCCGATTGGCGTTTGCTCATTTGGTAGGAGTAAAAAAGGTATCCGGCGGCAAACAGAATTCCGGGTATGGGAAGCACGGCAAATAAATACAGTGGCTCCCAGGGCTGAAAAAATATGGTTGCAAAAAGCACTGCAGATACAGCGCCGGAAGCACCAACAGCATTGTAGTAATAGTTGTTTTTATGTTTTATTAAACTCCAGATATTTGAGGCTAAAATGCCACCAAAGTACAGCAGTAAAAAATAGGCGGTTGCTTTGTTGCCAAAATAATATCCGAAGTAAACGACTGTATTTCTGCCAAAAAAGTAAAGAACCAGCATGTTTACACCAAGGTGGGCCCAACTGGCATGAATAAAAGCGTGGCTTACCAGGCGGTAATATTCTTTGCGGTGAATAATTTGTGCCGCATTAAACTGCAGCTTTGTCGATAACTCCCTGTTTTGAAAGGCAATATATGAGATAACGGCCGTTACGCCGATGATAAACCAAACTATCATTAGTGTAAAATTTTATAAATCATTTCTTTTTGCAACTCTCCGGTTTCAACCATTGTAGACACATTAAAACCTTTACTTTTCATGTCGTACTCGCGCAAAATACCCATTATTTCGTAAAGTTTGGTAGGAGAATAGCGCTTGGCCGCCGAAACATAGTCTTTAACAAAAAACGGGTGAACACGAAGTTCTGCAGCAACATTTCGTTCCGATTTATCTTTTAGGAAATGATAGGTAAACAGTTTTGAAAAATAAAAATACAGCCCCGCAACGGTTTTCTGAATTGGGTTGAGTGTTGGATTAGACCCAAAATAATTAATGATCCGGTTGGCTTTTAACACATTTTTTTCGCCCAGCGCATTCTGAAGCTCAAGAATGTTAAACTCTTTACTCAGCCCGATGTTTTTCTCAATATGCTCGGGTGTGATTTTGGTGGTGTCTTTAACCGCAATTACCAGTTTATTCAGTTCGTTGGCAATTTTGCTTAAATCCGTTCCCAAATACGAAGTGAGTAATAATGCCGCCTGTGGCGTGATGGTGTAATTGTGGGTTCTCAAAAAGCCATCTATCCAGCCCGGAATTTTGTTTTCGTACAGTTTCTTTGATGTAAAAAGTACACCGTTCTTTTTAATGGCTTTGGCAAGTTTTGTTCTCGAATCGAGGTTTTTATATTTGTAAGCCAATACCAAAATGGTTGATGCCAGCGGCTTTTCTGCATACGAAGTCAGCGTGTCGATTTTACTCAGACTTTGCGCTTCTTTCACAATTATCACCTGTTTGTCGGCCATCATCGGAAATCGCATCGATGCTTCGGCAATGCTTATGGGATCCGAATCTTTTCCATAAAAAATGGTCTGGTTAAATCCTTTCTCTGCATCGCTAAGTACATTGTCTTCAATATAGTCCGATAGTTCATCAATAAAATAAGCTTCTTCACCCTGCAATAAATAAATGGGGTGGTAGATGCCTTTTTTCAGGTTGTGCAGTATGTCGCTATACTCCATTTTTAGAAACGTAAGTGTTTTACAGAAAGTCCGTGGTTTTTGATTTCCAGCAAGGCATCGATACCGGCCTGAATATGTCTTTCCACATACGAGGATGAAACATATTTATCGCTTTTGTCGGTTTTAACACCGGTTGAAATCATGGGCTGATCGGAAACTAGTAACAAAACCCCGGTAGGTATTTGGTTGGCGAAACCAACGGTAAACAGAGTTGCTGTTTCCATATCGATGGCCATTGCCCGAGTTTTTTTGAGGTATTTTTTAAACCGGTCGTCGTATTCCCACACCCGCCGGTTGGTGGTTAACACCACTCCGGTCCAGTAATCCTGCTCCGAGTTTCGCAGAATGTGTGAAACCGCACGCTGCAGGTTAAAAGCAGGAAGTGCCGGAACTTCCGGAGGCAGGTAATCTGCCGATGTTCCATCGCTGCGAATGGCTGCAATTGGAAGAATAAAATCGCCCAACTGATTTTTCTTTTTTAAACCACCGCATTTTCCAAGAAAAAGTACTGCTTTCGGGTGAATTGCACTTAGCAAATCCATTACTGTTGCTGCATTCGGACTTCCCATTCCAAAGTTGATCATGGTAATTCCTTCGGCAGTTGCACTGGGCATGTTTTTGTCGGTACCTTCAACCGGAACTTCAAATTTGCGGGCAAACCGTTCTACGTAATCCTGAAAATTAGTGAGCAAAATATATTTGCCAATTTCATCAAGCTTTTTGCCGGTATACCGCGGAAGCCAGTTGTCAACAATTTCTTTTTTCGTCTTCATAAGCTGAATTATTCTACCTTTGAACAAATAGGAATACTTTTGGTTTTAAGGCGAACACAAATGTACATTTTTAGAGCTCGCCAGCCAAGTTGAGTTAATAAGTTATTGAGAAGATTATGTACAAACTGAATTTGCCGGAATATACGTTCCGAACAAAAGCAGAAAATACTAAAACGCTGATTTTTGATTCGATACGAAAAAAGTTTGTTGTGCTGACACCGGAAGAGTGGGTGCGTCAGAATTTTATTCAGTATTTGATACAGGATAAAAACTATCCGCAGAATTTAATGGCGGTTGAAAAACAGGTAAAAGTTAACCAACAGCAACGTCGTTTCGATTTGCTTATTTACCGCCGAAACGGTTCGCCATACTTAATTGCCGAGTTTAAAGCACCCAATGTAAAAATTACACAAAATGCATTCGACCAGGTGGTGCGCTACAACATGGCTTTACGTGTTGAACGCGTAGTGGTTTCGAACGGAATGCAGCACTTTGCCTGCGAGATTGATTATGAAAAGAACAGTTATTCTTTTTTGAAGGAAATACCAATATTCTAAATTAGAATGTTATCCCAAAAACTTCTGATAAAACAATTCATCTTTCCAGCCTGAGAACGTTTTTATCCAGTCTTTTTTTACACCGCTGCGGGAAAAACCGGCTTTTTCGAATAACTGAATGCTTCCCCAATTATCGGAAGTAATGTTGGCATACAATTGTCTTAGTCCCAGAATTTCGAAGGAGTAAGCGGATAATGCATTCAGTGCATCGCCGGCAAAGCCTTTTTTACGGTCTTCGTTTTCGTGAATAAGTATGCCAACCCCCGCCCGCATATGAAAAGGCTCAAAGTCAAAAAGGTCGATGGCGCCAATAGGTCTGCCGGCCGTGGTTTCTATAACTAAACGCAGCTGTTTGGTTTCGTAAATATCTTTCGCCGACTCTAACAGGT
It contains:
- a CDS encoding GNAT family N-acetyltransferase; amino-acid sequence: MKEKLSFGKIQLRPLEPEDIDLLYQWENNTEIWEVSNTKTPFSKHILAQYLLESAKDIYETKQLRLVIETTAGRPIGAIDLFDFEPFHMRAGVGILIHENEDRKKGFAGDALNALSAYSFEILGLRQLYANITSDNWGSIQLFEKAGFSRSGVKKDWIKTFSGWKDELFYQKFLG
- a CDS encoding aminotransferase class IV, which codes for MAYVLANNEILKDREANLTPFLLNTPEVFKQSIWFGFGGIPLLNENVDIIAQELKLLRLDIPELLKNRRELFRLLKRMLNKNRYYRTGLITFQFFTSEDKIDYLVTCKAFRGVDFPINEQGLHLHIADIKLFSHSLSLNSRFIKTPVWKQVKAACKKNKNATAVILNEKEMVCEGIAANLFAVKENVLFTPAIETGCYTDVLRQEIIRLAKQLKRKVLETDNLELKHLKNMDEVFFVSEVQGIQWVLGFENRRYVHELTDQIYAALNKFLETKVESQK
- a CDS encoding rhomboid family intramembrane serine protease, whose translation is MIVWFIIGVTAVISYIAFQNRELSTKLQFNAAQIIHRKEYYRLVSHAFIHASWAHLGVNMLVLYFFGRNTVVYFGYYFGNKATAYFLLLYFGGILASNIWSLIKHKNNYYYNAVGASGAVSAVLFATIFFQPWEPLYLFAVLPIPGILFAAGYLFYSYQMSKRQSDNVAHDAHFLGAVFGFIFPILLKPDLFSRFIDNLFSFL
- the holA gene encoding DNA polymerase III subunit delta, with the translated sequence MEYSDILHNLKKGIYHPIYLLQGEEAYFIDELSDYIEDNVLSDAEKGFNQTIFYGKDSDPISIAEASMRFPMMADKQVIIVKEAQSLSKIDTLTSYAEKPLASTILVLAYKYKNLDSRTKLAKAIKKNGVLFTSKKLYENKIPGWIDGFLRTHNYTITPQAALLLTSYLGTDLSKIANELNKLVIAVKDTTKITPEHIEKNIGLSKEFNILELQNALGEKNVLKANRIINYFGSNPTLNPIQKTVAGLYFYFSKLFTYHFLKDKSERNVAAELRVHPFFVKDYVSAAKRYSPTKLYEIMGILREYDMKSKGFNVSTMVETGELQKEMIYKILH
- a CDS encoding septum formation initiator family protein, whose translation is MKKEIFQSRFFKTIGNKFVIVFILYAVWIIFFDENSIVSHVQSKRQLNELKQQKEYYQERIVSDRQKLEDLNKGKEELEKFAREQYKMSKPDEDVFIIVEEE
- the pruA gene encoding L-glutamate gamma-semialdehyde dehydrogenase, producing the protein MPKGNYNVPVAKNEPVLSYAPGSPERAELQAKLQELRSEELDQPMIIGGKEVFTDRKVRMFPPHEIAHTLGHYNQGDASHVEMAIDAALEAREEWANLSWQHRASIFLKAADLLAGPYRAKINAASMLGQSKNAFQAEIDAACEFADFLRFGVQVMTEIYKIQPESAKGIWNYNEYRPLEGFVYALTPFNFTSIAGNLPAAPAMMGNVAVWKPSKTAVYSAGVIMEIFKEAGLPDGVINLVYASGPVAADTVLTHPEFAGIHFTGSTAVFQSIWKTIGENIYKYKSYPRIVGETGGKDFIFADNTAKKRELAIAMLRGAFEYQGQKCSAASRCYVPASIWPEVKEILGAELATVKMGPVEDFTNFVNAVIDEPSFDKLKGFIDRAKEDEDAEVIFGGNCDKSVGYFIEPTVILAKKPDYITMQEELFGPVLTVFVYEDEDMDATLDLVDKTSIYALTGAIWSQSRYNIEKFSKRLENCAGNFYINDKPTGAVVGQQPFGGARGSGTDDKAGSIFNMLRWTAIRTIKENFVPPVDYTYPNFQPDSE
- a CDS encoding YqgE/AlgH family protein; this encodes MNENLDIFKIKSNNIAPQKGRILIAEPFLAGNYFNRSVVFLVAYSQKGAVGFILNKKVDFPVQDAFPDFPDFNADVYLGGPVSTDSIYFIHKLGDKLPGSIHVMGDLYWGGDFEVLKRDIRNGIVNPSEIRFFLGYSGWDSGQLEDELKEDSWLVTDVEPNEVMEDLSEASWFNFVKKAGNRYSVWENFPENPALN
- a CDS encoding type I restriction enzyme HsdR N-terminal domain-containing protein, translating into MYKLNLPEYTFRTKAENTKTLIFDSIRKKFVVLTPEEWVRQNFIQYLIQDKNYPQNLMAVEKQVKVNQQQRRFDLLIYRRNGSPYLIAEFKAPNVKITQNAFDQVVRYNMALRVERVVVSNGMQHFACEIDYEKNSYSFLKEIPIF
- a CDS encoding AMP nucleosidase, whose amino-acid sequence is MKTKKEIVDNWLPRYTGKKLDEIGKYILLTNFQDYVERFARKFEVPVEGTDKNMPSATAEGITMINFGMGSPNAATVMDLLSAIHPKAVLFLGKCGGLKKKNQLGDFILPIAAIRSDGTSADYLPPEVPALPAFNLQRAVSHILRNSEQDYWTGVVLTTNRRVWEYDDRFKKYLKKTRAMAIDMETATLFTVGFANQIPTGVLLLVSDQPMISTGVKTDKSDKYVSSSYVERHIQAGIDALLEIKNHGLSVKHLRF
- a CDS encoding PAS domain-containing sensor histidine kinase is translated as MAEKFWAAKTDSEKKQLFRLLLFWGAAGVLFFILTLRELFIDNSNGNLICYLLLLSATILASVCTLNARKNCAINVIFSLPVFIYAFYISDLTQHSPLIETVHLSVWWLMAGMVFLFYFSMLEIRIVVYFFLSLALICFQLFKADHLSDAFTYFYPFASNPILIFTAFFLVTFYLRKQLISKIEILEEEIDTKNEGINRVLQNTSFLIARLRAVRDEDGNITNLVVEKINNAFEAAFKRNLYEVQEQEAEYVFDLIFKGRFDVNKTVLFNKKRVTEFHATNIDKWYKIHVINPIYNSYYLVFEDITKTKKQIEDLEASKRRYKVLLEAIPDIFFVIDKDGIYEDFVIKEGDLFKIEDSNIIGSSIFNAGFPDKMANKIYSCIQHCIKNDSIESIEYSLNTPNGTFMFEMRLAKLNANAVISVARDITKRKSAEFGLEKALVKAEESDRLKSAFLANLSHEIRTPMNIISNFTRMLADDSLDPMERLQLTDGITQNGQQLLNMIDNTVHLAKIETENIPVNNTFSKINPLLREIYNNYFAELPDSKDIRIRLNTDVATPEFGFSTDPQLLKEVMTILVDNAVKYTLSGQVTFGFEMVRNDFIKFYVADTGIGIPKEDYEHIFSRFYRVQNKINQTTSGSGIGLPIAQHYVTLLGGELEFESKVDKGSNFWFTLPFNEGRGYMKIVS